The genome window tcccatatataaataaaagaaccTTAAGAAGAAACATGAAGTCCAGGCTTTATGTAATTCCACATTGTCGATCCCTCTTAATTTACTCAACTGCAAGATCTACCAAATTAACAATCATATGGTCCACAAGATAAACATTCAACTACAACAACTCAAAAAGCTTCTCATTTCTTGCTTTCCATATTACCCAAACACTAGCAACTAGGAATATTTTTCCAtgtaaatcaaatgaaaaagaatcTCCATCAGGTGATATTCTACCAAAGAAAATTCGTCAAACAAACAACCATTAACTATAGAACGATATCACACAAAGATTGTGTAATGTATATTGAGTTTTACTTTCACTCCCAACCCATCACATAAAGTATGACTCCTAGAAACAGGGATAAATGTGCAGATATTTTATCATATGAAtaaatcaacaaacaacacaaACATATATACACTGTTTGCAATGCCACTGCAAAATAAACATCAATGCAATGTGCTTCCAATGCTGATGCTACACAAACATCAATGTAATGTGGCTGCAGTGCCACTGCAACACCATCATCAAGGTGCCATGGATTTAATGTTGTTGCCCATCATTGAAACTAGAAATAATGTATGATTGCCAAAAACTAATAACAGGAGAAACGTTAAATGTATGATTGCCAAACTAACAACAGGGATAACGTGCACAAACAACAACAAACATACTTgtaataacaaaatatttaaaagaaaataaaacaaaacaagaaggCAGTTCTTTAGTTCCAAATACAGTACCCATATTCCTCAAGTCTGATCTCCTTGCCTGTTTTCTGATCCAGACTCCTGATTTGCCCTGTTCCCCGGGTTCGATCCCCCATCATTGTTGCTGTTGCTAGTCTCAGCAGGGGATCCAAATGTCCGAAACGGCCATGGAAATGAGATCCTAAACATCCTATCTGCAGTCCTAGGGGTCTGAGGATTCGGATTCTCTCCAGAAACTGCTGCCCCACCAGCAGCACCAGAAGCTGAGTTCGAAGCAGCCCCAGCAGCAGCCACCGCAGCAGCATTTCCGCCAGTTTGATTGACTTGGCCACCCCGAGTGCGGTGCTCGTAGTCGGGATCATCGGTGGGCAACTCGTACCGACAGACCGGACACGAATTATGCAGTTCCAACCAAGGTAGAATACAATCGTTATGGTAAATGTGCTTACAAGGCATCTGCTTGGCCTCCTCATCGAGCTCAAAGCTGTCCTTGCACACCGCACACTGCGACGAATCCGTTCCCAACAATTCCACCGTAATCCGAATGGTCGGAAGCCCCTCAATCGCTGATTTCGATGCCGGCGGCGTACCGTACCGGTTCGGATCGTTCTCCGCCAGCTGCTGGATCAGCTGCTCCAGCCCCGGTCCAATGAAGTAGTCCCCGAGGTTTGGCGAAAGCCGGAACGTACCCTCCGGCGAGTTACCGTCAATCACAAATTGAACGTTCGTGCCACCTGCCCTTAGGGTTTGCAGATAATTCTGTAGGAAAGCAAAGGGGTGGAACGCATCGGGGTCTGCCCCGAACAGACCGGGGAAATCGACGGAGTTCTGGAGATCGATGCTCCCTCCGGCAGCGGTTGAGAAGACAAGCGGAGGGAAGGCAGTGGCTGTGGCGCCGGCGGCGGATAGAGAGGGCAAATCGGAGAAACCTAAGAAGGGATTGGGGATTGGGACGGGGATAGGGTTAGGATTAGGGTTTTCAACCTCCTCGAGAAAGCCATCGTTGCAATGAGGGCAGAGAGGATCGGAGGTGGGAGAAGGGGTGATGGAGACCGTAAGGTTGCACTGGTAGCAGAAGTAGGACTGAGGAGCGGCGGAGCCACCACCAGGGCCGCCGCCGCCGCTGCCGCCGGAGAAGCCACTAAGCGACATCGTTTTGGAGGAAGATTTTATTGCCAGACAATGGAGAGAGGAAGGAGGAAGACTATGAATTTCTCGTGTTTGAGAAATGAGAGAGAGATGATCCGTGCCTGCTGACGTGGCGCCATATTAGAAGGCCAGAGTAACTGACCCCACCGTCATGTATTTACTCTCTGTTTGGAAACACCTACTACCTACGCCTACTGTACCAACCAACATCGTCTTGCCCTCTACGCTTGTCCAAACAAACCCCGAAGCAAACCTCTTtgctctttttgaaaattaaaaataatgtaaaatactAAAATAGCAAGGGTTTTTGTTTGCAACATCTCGAGAATAGTTGTCAAAAAACTGTCTTTATAAACagtttttacaataatttttaattattttcaagagtaaaattttattttaaaacttaaatataaaaaatagtttcctCACTTTATTTCTTCATAATGTTAGTGTATATGAAGTTAGTGCCGTTATATGTACaatactaaaaattaaattaaaacaaaatagtaaaaaaactTTCGCTTTcccaaaaaatcttaaattttgaaGAGAGATTTTAAAATGAACTAAATTTcaattctaaatttaaaaataaaagatagaaaatgtatccaaatgtcattttattatattgttta of Vitis vinifera cultivar Pinot Noir 40024 chromosome 17, ASM3070453v1 contains these proteins:
- the LOC100244372 gene encoding E3 ubiquitin-protein ligase RING1 gives rise to the protein MSLSGFSGGSGGGGPGGGSAAPQSYFCYQCNLTVSITPSPTSDPLCPHCNDGFLEEVENPNPNPIPVPIPNPFLGFSDLPSLSAAGATATAFPPLVFSTAAGGSIDLQNSVDFPGLFGADPDAFHPFAFLQNYLQTLRAGGTNVQFVIDGNSPEGTFRLSPNLGDYFIGPGLEQLIQQLAENDPNRYGTPPASKSAIEGLPTIRITVELLGTDSSQCAVCKDSFELDEEAKQMPCKHIYHNDCILPWLELHNSCPVCRYELPTDDPDYEHRTRGGQVNQTGGNAAAVAAAGAASNSASGAAGGAAVSGENPNPQTPRTADRMFRISFPWPFRTFGSPAETSNSNNDGGSNPGNRANQESGSENRQGDQT